In Nostoc edaphicum CCNP1411, the sequence GAGATTTTCTTTCAGTATTAATTACAATCACTTTTATTTATTAATTTGAAAACTAAAAGCATTTGCTTCTATCGTAAAGATTTTCTAAGATATTGATATGCAAAGTTAATTAGCCAAAAAAAGTTGGATTTCGGTTTATAGGCTAAAGCAAAAAATATCTAGATATTTGAGTAAGCGATGCCTATGGCGAGCTACGCTAACGCACCTTCTAGAAATGTTTACGAACTAAGGATTTTATCTAGCATATATTTGCCTCTTTTAAGTTCTTTCTAAACCTTCTCCGAATTCCCAACTGCTCCAGTTTGGGTGAATTTGACTCACCCATTTGCACCTTGTTCTAATTGAGGATAACTCTATGAAACTCACAAGCTTGATAAATTCTGCACATATTGTTTCTTGGTTTAATTCTATACCTAAAATCACTAGCTTTCATACAGCCAAAAATGATAATAGCCTGTCAGTAAACACAAGTGTAAACTCTGACACTTTACCTAAAGATTCTACAAATGTCAATTATCTCAAACCCTTTGATAGTGCTTTTATCGCCTATTACATGATGGGTCTTGGTAATTTTGAATAATCTAAATTACCTCTGTAATTTTGAGTTTTTACTTACATCATTTACAGCTTTTTCGCTAATTAATCTAGTTCTACTTAGGATAAAATCATGAAATTTACAACCTTATTCAATTCTGCACTTATCATTGCCTCTATTGCTTTTATACCTGGAATCGCTGGCGCTCAAACAACTAATACTAACAATAGTGGCGGACAAATAAATACAGCTGTTAACTCTAATGCTTTACGCAAAAATTCTACAGAGGCCAGTTATCTGCAACCCTTCAATACTGCCTTTCTAGCTTATCAAGGTTATTTAAAAGAGCAGGGTATTCCCAGTGGAGGCGCTTTGATATCTGCATACCAAATAGGAAGCCTGACTGCGAAAGATGTGGTTCAGGCTGCTATCAGGGCTAACAAGTTACCAGCGCAAGTTTTAAATGATTCAAGTTACCTCAACGCAGTTGAATCGCAGTTGACATCATTGACCAACACTAATGATTTATCCGAATAAATAGTAAGTTTCCCAAGCTCAATGCAGCCCGAATTTCCAACCCCTCGCGTCTTGCCGCCTCAATCATCCGCACTAGGTAATTGCGAGAACATAGCGCCCAAGGACTGCCATTAAATACCATATTTCCCATTACACGAGCGTGATTAGGAAATATGGTAAAGGAGTGAAGCTAAACCAATGTGGTGTAGTAATAGGTTTCAAACCAGAAGTTATTGAGGAAGTAGCCAAATCTGATTCTTCTTGGTTGACAAGTGGACAATGGGGGTGTAATTCATTATAAAAAATCGAGATAATTTGTAAGACAAGTATACGTATCTTCACTAATTAAAGCGTCGTCTACCCTACCCGTATCACCACAACCAGCTTAGGATAGACTAGAAGCAATTTTTGGGGAAAATGGTAGAAAAAATCACAGCTGTGTTTAATGGCAAAGTGTTCTATCCGGCTGAACCGATCGCACTGCCAATCAATACCCGCGTGCGAATCAGTATTGAAATTTTACCGCCAAGTGAACATGAAACGGTATCATTTCTGCAAACAGCGCGATCGCTAAACCTCGAAGGGCCACCTGACTGGTCTGCCAATATAGATAAATATTTATACAGTAAGTAAATTATTAAGTAAACTTTTCATGCATTCTGAAGTCTTTCTTGATACATCATTTGCCATTGCCTTATCTGCACCGAGCGATCGCTTGCATGACAGAGCTTTACATCTGGCTAAAATGTTACAAGCAGCAGAAACTCGTTTGGTAACAACCCAAGCTGTGATGTTGGAAATTGGCAATGCCTTATCCCAACAACCTTATCGTCAAGCAGCAATCATATTGTTAAATTCTCTAGTAGCAGACTCCAAAGTAGAAATTGTTCCCCTCTCCCAGGAACTCTACGAACGTGCTTTCGAGCTATATCGCGAACGAACAGAGAAAGAATGGGGATTTATCGATTGCGTATCTTTTATTGTGATGGAATATAGCGGAATCACTGAAGCACTGACTGCTGATGAGCATTTTCAACAAGCAGGTTTTCGAGCATTACTGCGAGAAAATTTGCCTTAAAAATTGGGATGGGGCATTAGTTATTCACAAATGACTAATGACAATTAAATATTTCGTTACAATCGGTGTGTGCATTAGGCATTCAAGAGTTATCAGCCATGAAATTGATTTCCGATCCACCGATTCCTGTCAAAATTCAAAAGATGAAGGAACGGGTGCGGTGGATGCATCCAAGTTTTGTGCAACGGGGAATTGATCAAACCAGTCTAGTTATTGACGATCGCAGGCAGGATAATCCAGAATTTTCCTTTATAGTTATCGGTGATTCTGGCACTAAATCCCATTCTCGACACCACCCCCAACGACAAGTTGCCGAACTGATGCTTCCTCACCGCGATGATTGCAGTTTTGTGTTGCACACAGGCGATGTAATCTATGTGGTGGGTTCCCAAGAGTATTATTCAACAAATTTTATTGAGCCTTACCGGGAATTTCTTGTTGGTGGTGACAACCCGAAAAGCATTCCTTATGACCGCATGGTGTTTAATCTGCCGTTCTTGCCAGTACTCGGTAATCATGATTACTACGATGTGCCGTTGATGTACCGTTTATTGACTGGCACAACATCATCAATACGTCGCCTGTTCCGCTACAAAGATATCGAGATTGGCTGGCATGGATCGTATCAAGGTAATGCCTATGCACGGGCATTTATGGACTACACCCAGGCGATGTCCCCACAAGAGTTAGAACGTCATTTAGATCGCCACTACACTGCTAAGACTGATACAGGACGCTGTTTGCGTTATCAACCTGGACAGTTTACCCGCTTACCTAATCGTTATTACACCTTTCGTTACGGCGGGATTGATTTTTTTGCACTGGATTCTAACACCTTTAATACACCGTCACCTTTGCCTGCGACTCAAGAAGGGGAAATTTACCGCCGAGAATTGCAAAAGCGCCGCGATGAGATCGATCAAGAAGAATTGCAGATTTTGAAAATATGCGATCGCCTCAACCCAGATAAACCAAGCGAAGCAGAACAACTTGATGACCTTAGCGCCAAATTAGACCAAATCAACGAGATCAAAATCGACATTGAAAAACAACTAGCATCTCATAAAATGCCTGCCATCGACTTTGAACAACTTGAATGGTTGCGAAGCAGACTAATCGAATCTTGGAATACCTCCGAAGTGCGCGGACGTGTAATATTTTTCCACCATCCACCATACGTCACCGAGGCTACAAAGTGGAATCAGGCACAAACCTTGGCGGTTCGCCATCGCTTGCGCTGGGTGTTTGAACAAGTAGCACAAACTCTTGGTTCTCTAATTAAAGAACGTCCCATAGTCGATTTGATTTTAAACGGTCACGCTCACTGTTTGGAGCATCTTTGCACAACTGATACCGGATTTGCTGACTCTCACATTAACTGCATTATCTCTGGTGGTAGTGGTCATCGTCCCCGCTATCAACGCCGAGGAGGGACTGAATTGATGGAGACTTTTGCTGAGATTGCAGGTAAACCCACTCGGAAAGTTGCAGATTCAATGCTTTTTGTGGGTCGTCATGACTACAATTTCCAGAACCGATTGCCTTATTCATGCGTGCGGATTGATGTTCTAGATGGTCGTCCGCCCAAGTTTATCATCAGACCGCTGATTACTGAACGGGTTGAAGAGAAGTGGCATAATAGCGAACTTGAACCTTTTGTGATTTAAACGGGATGCGCGATGAATCATAGACGCGATGAATCGCGTCTCTACAAATTACCCATGTCACTTAAAAATCAAATCTAAGCGTTGCTGAGTTACTTTGAGTGAGTCTGCTGGCGAACTTTTACCCAACAATACAGATTCAATTGCTCGACCTACACTGTCAGAAATCCGATTGTAACCAGGAAATATCGGACGCGATCGCCCATATTTAGCTTGATCTAAAAATACCTTTACCTGTGGTATTTCATTTACAAAATCCTGATATTTTGAACTTTGACGAGACTTCAAATTCACTGGTAAATAGCCAGTTTCCAATGCTAATTCTGTCTGAAATTCTTCACTCAAAGCATATTCGACAAACTTAAAGGCTGCTCTTTCGCGTTCTGGCGTGGTTTTGAAAAAGAAAAGATTCTCACCGCCAATAACAGTAGCAGGTTTTTCTCCAACCGGAATTGGAAAAACATCAAAATCGACACCAGTTTCTTGAAATTGCCCCAGAGTCCAAGGGCCATTTAATTGCATTGCGACTCTACCAGTCAGCAAGTCATCCGTCTCATAACCCCGTTCTGGACCAGATAAAATAGCGGAACCGTCCGTAATTAAATTACGCCAGAATTGCAAAGCTGCGATCGCTCCTTGATTCTCTTGCAAATCTACTGCTGCCGCATTCTGTGAATCACCACTCACCAACTCACCGCCACCACTCCACATAAATGGTAGCCAGGTGAACACTGTAAATTCTCCCTTTCCCAATGGCAGAAACATTCCATATTGATCAGTTCGTCCATCACCATTGGTATCACGAGTTAATTTCCTCGCAACTTGTCCAAACTCCTGCCAAGTGCGGGGTAATTCAGTAATCCCCGCTGCCTTAAACAAACTCGGACGGTAAAAAATACCAACATTATTCGTAGCAAAGGGCACAGACCAAATATTACCGTTGTATTTCATCGATTCATACAAAGCAGGGTCAATTTCGGCTTTAATTGAAGATTTTTCGAGCATTTCATCCAAAGGTAAAATTGCGTCGAGTTCCACCAATTGACCTGCGATCGTCGGGTTATACCACAACAAATCTGGGGGTGCATTTCCTACCACCGCCGCTAAAATCTTGGGCGTTTGCTGATCCTGTTGCCCAACATAAAGTGACTCAACTTGAATATCTGGATGGGATTGATTGAATTTGTCTACCAGCTTTTGCAGTACATCCCGATTTGGCGGCGGATTTACACCTTGCCACAGGGTTAAATGAATTATTTTATCTTCCTTAACACCAGGTAGAATACTTTGACATCCAACTAAAGCTACTATGCCCACTAATAATACAAGGAGTAAGCTCCTAAAATAGTGTGACACTTTCTTACTTTTTCGCTTGGCATGGCGAGGAGGGTAAAAAAAATCGTGCATGATATTAATTAAATTGGGTATTGGGCAAAACAGTTTTGAGTACTGAGTAAAGAAGTGAGACTACTCACTCAGCACTACTACTTCCCGACTCCCTTTTAGCAAATGCACCTTTGCATCGGGGCAAAAGCTAGGTATATCCTAAACTTGAATAGAGTTTTGATAATTTCAGATTATGGCAGGACACAGTAAATGGGCAAATATTAAGCGCCAGAAGGCCGTAGTAGATGCAAAAAAGGGAAAAACCTTCACTCAGTTATCCAGAGCGATTATCGTTGCTGCTAGAAGCGGTGTACCAGATCCGGCGCTGAATTTTCAACTCCGGACGGCAATTGACAAGGCAAAAGCAGCGAGTATCCCTAATGATAATATTGAACGAGCGATCGCTAAAGGTGCGGGCAATTTTGGCGGCGATAGTGCTACCTTTGAAGCAATTCGCTATGAAGGTTATGGCCCTGGTGGTGTGGCGATTTTAATCGAAGCTCTCACAGATAATCGTAATCGTACTGCTGCTGACTTGCGTGTAGCCTTTAGTAAAAATGGTGGCAATCTTGGTGAAACAGGTTGTGTTAGCTGGATGTTTGACCAAAAAGGCGTTTGTCTAGTGCAGGGTGTAGTTGACGAAGAACAGCTTTTAGAAGCATCCCTCGAAGGTGGTGCCCAGTCTTATGAGATGAATGAAGATGAGATGGCTGAGGTATTTACTGACATTGCAAATTTAGAAACCCTTAGCCAGACACTCAAAAACCAAGGCATTAAGGTAATTGATGCCGAATTGCGCTGGATTCCTAGTAATAGTGTAGAAGTTACTGATCCCGATCAGGCGCGATCGCTTTTCAAGTTAATTGACACTCTAGAAGGCTTGGATGACGTGCAAAATGTCACAGCTAACTTTGAAATAACAGAAGAATTGATGGCTCTCAGCATTTTTTAATCAAAAATCATGTCGGCATCATACCCAAATTGTAGTTATTTGGATGATGTCAAAAATGTGACATCTAACTTTGAAATGTCAGCAAGTATTATGGTTGTGGGGATTTTTTAGCCAAGTATTCCCCGTAACCTCTATATTTTACTGATGTAAAAATAAAACTCATAAATAGTTACTATTAATCGCAAAAGTTTCTAGTAGCTCTGCAATAAAGTTTAGTATTAGCTTCTCTGAAATCAAAATGTATTATTAAATAAAACTAAAAAAAATGGTTCTACCATACCTCTTATGCAAAATGGTGTTCAAGTGTTATAAAAGGAACTTTTTGTAGACCTTTCACTTGGATTAATGAGCATAAAGAAAGTTAGTAGAACCCAAAAACCTTACTACAAACCGTCGTTAATTCCCAATATTTAACTGTTTACGCTTACGGGTGGAAATCATACCGAATGCACCCATTGCTAAAAGACCAAGTACAGAAGCAGGTTCAGGAACTGTTTGGAAACCTTCTGGTGGTTTCTCTGCAAAGTAAACTTCATCCAAAAAGTTCCCTATTGTGGGATTACCACCAGCAGCAGCTACTGAGTCAAACTGCCAGCGTGTTGTACCACCAGTGGCAACGGTTGTGCCCTGATACTCTACCCAAGCTGTGTTATCAGTGTTGTATATTTGACTGAAGAGGGTTGAATTAGTCGCAAGGTCGATAATAGACAAGCGCATCGTATCTACACCTTGACGACCTCGATGGAAAAACCGCCAAAACATAGTTGAACCAGATGTAGTCTCTACATCTTGATATAAGGTAGATATTTGATTAGCATTGAGTTCAGCATATTGATCTGTGCCTAATGCTCCACCGTGGAACAATCTAGGAGTTTGAATTTCAATTTTATTATCTGTAGCTGTAGTCTCCCACCCAGGAATGAGAGATTCGTCGATCGATGCCCATGACTGGTTACTAGGGACAAGAGTCTGCTCAAAACCACCATTAATTAAACCTGAAGCGTGAGCCTCTTGTCCATTTCCGACAATACCCAAAGATAGAGCTACAGATCCAATAGTTACAACAGCCAGTTTGCTAATACTTTTCATGTTTACCGGTGTATGAGTGTTTTGATACTTCTCAAATATAAGTTTCAGTACTCAATGTTTGGGTTAAGACACAGTAAAATAACAGTCAAAACATATAAAGTTAGTATTTTATTTAACATCGAAAATCTAATATTGTCTGCGTATTATTACTGAGTGTACTTTTGGATGCTTGCTGGCAAGGTGACTCAGATATTTATATATCCGGCTTGAAGGAGGTAGGAGGAGCTTTTTCAAAATTATTTAGAGTCAAATTTTTCCATAGAAAAGGCTCAAGCATTTCTGCCTGAGCCTTTTCTAGATTCAATTAAGTTACTTTCGTCTATTGACCTTAGTAGCGGTTACGGTTGTAGCCGCCGCCACCACCGCCACGGTTACCACCACCGAAGGAACCACCACCACTTCTGTCTTCTCTGGGCTTGGCTTTATTTACTTTGAGGTCACGACCAAGCCATTCAGCACCATCAAGAGCTTCAATAGCTTTCGTTTCTTCATCTTCTGAACTCATTTCCACGAAAGCAAAGCCGCGTAAACGACCTGTTTCACGGTCAGTAGGTAGTTGAACACGCTTTACAGCACCATATTCTGCAAATACAGCACTTAGCGCATCTTGTGTAACATCATAGGAGAGGTTACCAACGTAAATTGACATTAAATGTCTCCAAAATCATAAGTTTGTAGAGATTTAGATTTCGGAGAGAAGTCTGTAATACCAAAAGGAAAAAGCCTGTCAATACTAAAAACAAACACTGTCGCCGAATTAATTCTCATTTCACTTCCCATGATGACATGGCAACTCACTTTCTGGGGAAATTTTTGAAAAACTGTTATAAAAAGTTATATAAAGTTGCTAGGCTATAGCGAACCGCATCGATGATATAAACTAACTCTCCACTCTCTTTTCTAAATACTGACCAATCATCAACTGCTCACCAGCACGGGAGATAATGGTTTGTCTGGTGCGGTATTTGCTGCCAATTAGCTTTAACTCTTCCTCAAACACTGAACCGTTGTATTCAGTTCGTAAACACAGTGTTTTCGGGTTGGAGAAATAATACTGGGCGGTGACTGGTTTGGATATGGCAAAACCGCGATCGCGATACAAAATGTTTCCCACAACCCCAAATATCGTCGAACCTTGCGACTCTTTTCTTGCTTTCAGTAGATCCGTACTTTCCCATGTAACTGCTGCACCACAGATCAAACTTCCTGTGTCAGCCAAATCGTGCATCTGAGCTAGCTTTTGCAATTCATCACTGCCCGGCTCAAGAAAATTGATCGTAACTATACTCTCCATTTCCTTGGTTTCTCCTTCAGGTAGGGTGTAGTAGCGCCGTTGCGATCGCCAATTACCCGCTGATTCTTGGAAAAATTCGGAAATCTGGGATTCGTCAGCAGTTTGTGCAATTTTTAACAGAGATGTCACGTCTTACCTTCCTCACCTAATCCAAATATATTTCTGGCAAAAGTTAATTCTTGCTGTTGTTGCCATAACACTGATTGCCCTGTCTCTTGCCATCTTACGCAAGGGGGTAAGAAAAAATAGTGTTTGCCATTACATTATAGACATAAAAAGCAATAAATCTTTAATATTTTTAACAATTAAAATACAGTAAATACATGAAGTTGCGGTAGAATGCAGTTCAATACTGTCAGTACTGAATATATAAAAACAAGAGTAATCATTTTTTAACACTGCCCATTATGTTAGGATGTGAAACTTTTTGGCTCATATCTTTAGAAAAAGCCAGATTTAGCCTATGGGTAGATTCCAGAAAAATGACAAATATTTATACTAAGTTTATAATTTGTTAACTGCAAGAAGATTATCTACCTCTGCGTCAGAAGTAGAGCGGTGAGAAGTTTTGGACTTTTGTGGGAAAACAGTAGTTTTTGATGCAAAAAATTACTGTCAGACAGCTTATTCATTCTCGCCGTTTTTTGTTAATGATATCTCTCAAAATTACTTGATTAAAACACGGCTGTTTAACCCCAAAAGCTCCCCAATAGGAGAAAAATAAATGATTTTGGACACAAATAAGCCGCACAAACAGGTGAAAATGACAGATCCAGTAGTCGCTAAAAAGCTAATTAATATCCAGTTAGATTCAGTTGTGAAGACTGAGGTAGCGATCGCAGATTTAAAGAGTAGACTTCTTGCAAAAAGTACTTGTGTAATAAGTAGGAAAGGTAAAGAGGGAAATTATTCCCTTTCTTCCAATTCTGTAAGAAGTTTATTAATTCCCTGTTTGGTAGGTATAGGACTGCTGACGGCGAGTTGCGGATCACTGCCCAAGGAATCAGCCGAAGCACAATCTCAGCAACCTGGTAGTGGAGAACGTGGTGGTGGAACGCCTGTAGATGCGGCGATCGCTCGAACTGACTCCCTGCAAACACAACCAGAATATACAGGTAATACAACACCTTTTCGGATTGTATCAGTGCGATCGCAGGTAGAAGCCCGGTTGTTGGCTTTGAACTTAGATGTGGGCGATACGGTAAAGCTTGGGCAAAACGTCGGGCAGTTAGATGATGCCATCCTTTTGACCGAATTAAAGCAAGCAGAAGCAGAACTAGCAGCCCTCAAATCAGAAGTAGCTAGGGCAACTAATCAGGTCAGTAATGCCCGTGCAGATGTTGAACGGGCGCGGCTAGAAGTGGTACAAGCTCAGTCAGACTCAAGACGGCAACAGGATCTATTCAAAGCTGGAGCGATCGCCCAACAATCAGCCGAACAAGCACGTACCCAGGCGCAAACAGCCGCCCAGGCACTCCGGGCAGCCCAAGAACAAGTCCGTACAGAACAGCAAGCCGTCGCTGCTGCCCAAGGTAGAGTACTTGCCCAACAAGCATTGGTTGCCCAAACCAAAGAGCGTAGGTCTTATGCTCGACTCACATCACCCATTACTGGCGTAGTCACAGAAAAGGTGACAGAACCAGGCAACCTTCTGCAAGCAGGTAGCGAAGTTTTAAAAATTGGCGACTTTAACCGTGTCAAAGTTGTCGTGCAAGTTTCCGAATTAGAACTGGCACAAATTCAGGTTGGGCAATCTGTACAAGTCCGCTTAGATGCCTTCCCCACCGAAACATTAATTGGCAGAGTTACGCGCATTTCCCCAGCTGCCGATGCCACATCTCGTTTGATACCTGTAGAGGTAGTGATTCCCAACAATCAAGGGAAGATTGGCAGCGGATTACTGGCGCGAGTCAATTTTGAAACTCAGACTCAACAGCGAGTAATAGTGCCACAAACAGCTATTCAAAAACAAGCCGGGGCAGCAAAAGGAGCAGGGACAGCGAAAAGAACTGGGGGAGAGCAAGAAAACCCATCTGGAACGCTATTTGTAGTGAAAGACACGGATGGTAAGACGAAAGTAGCAGCACGTGCTGTCACTTTAGGAAAAAGGGTTGATGGCAAAGTTGAAATTCTATCTGGCTTACAAACCGGGGAGCGCTATGTTGTTCGCAGTGGTCAACCCCTAAAAGATGGAGCCTCTGTACGTTTATCAATTCTTTCCGAAACAGCAGAGTCATCCCCTAAGGGGAATTAAAAATTCAAAATGTTTTTTGAAATTTTTCATTTTGCCTTTTTAATTGGAGCGCAGCGACAGTAATGCAGCAAGTAAAAAACGACGGCGGATTTAGTATCAGTGCTATATCAATCCGCCAACACATCGGCACACTCATGCTCACCCTCGCAGTGATAGTGTTGGGTGTCTTTTTTGTCGTCAAATTACCCGTGGATTTACTACCATCAATTACCTATCCTCGGATTGGTGTGCGAATACAAGCACCTGGAGTTTCCCCAGAGGTAGCAGTTGATGAAGTTACAAGACCCCTAGAAGAAGCCTTTGCGGCTACCGAGGGTGTAGTACAGATTTTTTCCCAAACTCGTGAGGGACAGATAAATTTGGATCTGTTCTTTCAACCAGGTGGCAATATTGACCAAGCTTTAAACGATGCCACAGCTGCTTTTAACAGAGCTAGAAGCACATTACCAGACGCCATCGAAGAACCACGCTTATTTAAAGTCGATCCTTCCCAATTGCCAGTTTACGAATTGGCATTAACTTCGCCCTCCCTAGAAGGCGTTGATTTGCGCGTTTTTGCCGAAGAAGAACTAGCCCGCGAACTGAGTGTTGTATCCGGAGTCGCAGGGGTAGATATATCGGGAGGAGTTCAAGAAGAAGTTAGGGTAAATATTGATTTAGATCGGTTGCAAGCTTTGGGTGTCGGTTTGACCGATGTCTTAGATGAACTCAGAGATCGCAACATAGATATTTCTGGCGGTCGGATTTTAGGGCAGAATTCTGAACCATTAACCCGTACCGTTGGGCGGTTTCAAAATGCCAATGAAATCAGTAATCTTTCTTTTGAAGTCTCTTCCCCTTCTTCCCCAGTCACCAGTACCCAGTCCCCACTCGCCAGTACCCAATCCCCAGTCCCCAACCGCCGCGTCTATTTGCGCGACTTTGCCGAAGTCATTGATGGCTCAGAACAACAACGGGTATACGTTCTACTCAACGGGGAAGAAGCTGTAAAAGTTAGCATCCAAAAACAGCCCGATGCTAACACCATCAATGTTGTCGAGGGTGTGAAAAAACGTTTAGAAGAACTCCGGCAATCTGGGGTAATTCCCGAAGGGACAATTCTTACACCCACCTTGGATGAATCACGGTTTATTAGCAATTCCATCTCGAATGTTACCAGCTCTGGGTTGATCGGCACTGCACTAGCTGCGATCGCAGTTCTCCTATTTCTTGGTTCTCTACGACAAACTTTCATTATCGTCCTAGCCATTCCCTTAGCAACCCTAGCTGCCATCATCTTGATGGGCCTATTTGGCTTATCTCTCAACGTTTTTAGTTTGGGTGGTCTAGCGTTAGGTGTGGGTATTGTGGTAGATAACTCCATCGTCATGTTGGAAAACATTGCCGAGGGGGCTGGGATGACTCCCGGTAAGGATAATAAAACCCGCTTGAATTCACAGCAACTAATTTATCAAGCAGAAAAAAGTAGCCAAGAAGTAGAATCAGCTTTAATTGCTTCTACTAGTACAAACTTGGTAGCAGTGTTACCGTTTTTGCTGATCGGCGGCTTTATCGCACTACTATTTAATGAGTTAATTCTCACCATCACCTTTTCGGTTGCAGCTTCAATTTTGATTGCCGTAACCGTTGTGCCGATGCTTGCCTCTCGGATGTTGGCATGGAAGTTTTCTAGCCGTTTGAGCGAATTTTGGCTTTTGCAAAAGTTTAATAACCGCTTTGATGCTTCTACGAGAGGATACGGCAGTTTTTTAGCAGGGATATTACGCTGGCGGGTGGCTACGGTAGCGATCGCTATTATCGTTTTTGGCGGCGGCAGTTTGTGGATGGCACCGCAAATTCCCCAAGAAATTCTCCCCCGCATCAACACCGGACAAGCCAACTTAAACGCCCAATTTCCTCCCGGTACACCTTTAGAAACCAACCAAAAAGTAATGGTTGCGGTGGATGAGATTATCCGCAAGCAGCCAGAAACAGAATATGTTTTCTCTACAATTGGTGGCTCCCTGTTTGGGAACACTACCAATGCTAATGCCCTACGAGCTTCCAGCAACATTACCCTGAAGACAGGTACTAATGTCCAAGCTTATGTAGAAAGAGTTACCCAAGAGTTAAATAAGCTAAATTTAGCAGGAATTCGCCTGCGCCTTTCCCCTGGTCAAGTACGGGGTTTGATTCTCAGCAACTCTCCGATACGTGGTGCTGATGTTGACGTGATGCTTCAGGGAAATGACGTAAATAATTTAGAAGAAGCTGGTCGTCAGGTACTAGCAGCCTTGGAAGAACAAGCTACATTAGCGAGATTTCGTCCTGATGCAGACGATCGCCAACCAGAAATTCAGATTCTTCCTGATTGGGAGAGAGTTTCAGCTTTGGGTTTAACTACCACACAAATTGGGGAAACAATTCAGACTGCTCTTGAAGGTAGCGTACCAACTCAGTTGCAACGCGGCAACCGTTTAGTCGATGTTCGCGTAAAGTTGAATGAAAAATCATTGCAAGCAGCTTCTCAGTTGCAGAGGTTGCCGTTGTTTGTCGATAACAATCGCCAAATTCGCTTGAGTGATGTTGCCAAAATTGCTGAAGCTCAAGCTCCAGGAGAAGTTCAGCGAATTAACCAGCGTCAGGTTTTCTTAATTGCTGGCAACTTAACTGAGGGAGCTAGCCTTAGTGACGCCCTAGAACAGGTCAGTACGATCATAGACAGTATAGATTTACCTGATGGCGTTAGTCTATTGCCTAGTTCAGCAGCTGAATCTAATCAGCAACTCCAAAGCTCACTACAACTATTAGGTGGATTAGCTGCCTTTCTAGTCTTTGTGGTCA encodes:
- a CDS encoding efflux RND transporter permease subunit, coding for MQQVKNDGGFSISAISIRQHIGTLMLTLAVIVLGVFFVVKLPVDLLPSITYPRIGVRIQAPGVSPEVAVDEVTRPLEEAFAATEGVVQIFSQTREGQINLDLFFQPGGNIDQALNDATAAFNRARSTLPDAIEEPRLFKVDPSQLPVYELALTSPSLEGVDLRVFAEEELARELSVVSGVAGVDISGGVQEEVRVNIDLDRLQALGVGLTDVLDELRDRNIDISGGRILGQNSEPLTRTVGRFQNANEISNLSFEVSSPSSPVTSTQSPLASTQSPVPNRRVYLRDFAEVIDGSEQQRVYVLLNGEEAVKVSIQKQPDANTINVVEGVKKRLEELRQSGVIPEGTILTPTLDESRFISNSISNVTSSGLIGTALAAIAVLLFLGSLRQTFIIVLAIPLATLAAIILMGLFGLSLNVFSLGGLALGVGIVVDNSIVMLENIAEGAGMTPGKDNKTRLNSQQLIYQAEKSSQEVESALIASTSTNLVAVLPFLLIGGFIALLFNELILTITFSVAASILIAVTVVPMLASRMLAWKFSSRLSEFWLLQKFNNRFDASTRGYGSFLAGILRWRVATVAIAIIVFGGGSLWMAPQIPQEILPRINTGQANLNAQFPPGTPLETNQKVMVAVDEIIRKQPETEYVFSTIGGSLFGNTTNANALRASSNITLKTGTNVQAYVERVTQELNKLNLAGIRLRLSPGQVRGLILSNSPIRGADVDVMLQGNDVNNLEEAGRQVLAALEEQATLARFRPDADDRQPEIQILPDWERVSALGLTTTQIGETIQTALEGSVPTQLQRGNRLVDVRVKLNEKSLQAASQLQRLPLFVDNNRQIRLSDVAKIAEAQAPGEVQRINQRQVFLIAGNLTEGASLSDALEQVSTIIDSIDLPDGVSLLPSSAAESNQQLQSSLQLLGGLAAFLVFVVMAVQYNSLIDPLVIMFTIPLALAGGIFGLYITKTAIGATVIVGAVLLVGIVVNNAIIMVELANQILEREKVDRKTAILKAAPQRLRPILMTTITTVLGMFPLALGIGEGSEFLQPLGVVVFSGLSLATVLTLFIIPCFYTLLHDLMGGNWAKPVLIRLQGFTKKLTN
- a CDS encoding efflux RND transporter periplasmic adaptor subunit; the protein is MILDTNKPHKQVKMTDPVVAKKLINIQLDSVVKTEVAIADLKSRLLAKSTCVISRKGKEGNYSLSSNSVRSLLIPCLVGIGLLTASCGSLPKESAEAQSQQPGSGERGGGTPVDAAIARTDSLQTQPEYTGNTTPFRIVSVRSQVEARLLALNLDVGDTVKLGQNVGQLDDAILLTELKQAEAELAALKSEVARATNQVSNARADVERARLEVVQAQSDSRRQQDLFKAGAIAQQSAEQARTQAQTAAQALRAAQEQVRTEQQAVAAAQGRVLAQQALVAQTKERRSYARLTSPITGVVTEKVTEPGNLLQAGSEVLKIGDFNRVKVVVQVSELELAQIQVGQSVQVRLDAFPTETLIGRVTRISPAADATSRLIPVEVVIPNNQGKIGSGLLARVNFETQTQQRVIVPQTAIQKQAGAAKGAGTAKRTGGEQENPSGTLFVVKDTDGKTKVAARAVTLGKRVDGKVEILSGLQTGERYVVRSGQPLKDGASVRLSILSETAESSPKGN
- a CDS encoding RNA recognition motif domain-containing protein → MSIYVGNLSYDVTQDALSAVFAEYGAVKRVQLPTDRETGRLRGFAFVEMSSEDEETKAIEALDGAEWLGRDLKVNKAKPREDRSGGGSFGGGNRGGGGGGYNRNRY
- a CDS encoding phycobiliprotein lyase, producing the protein MTSLLKIAQTADESQISEFFQESAGNWRSQRRYYTLPEGETKEMESIVTINFLEPGSDELQKLAQMHDLADTGSLICGAAVTWESTDLLKARKESQGSTIFGVVGNILYRDRGFAISKPVTAQYYFSNPKTLCLRTEYNGSVFEEELKLIGSKYRTRQTIISRAGEQLMIGQYLEKRVES